AGTATCAACGCCGGACAGATAGAGAGCATTCCTACCGTGAGCCGTAGCATGAACGACATCTTGAAGTTGACTCCACAGGGTGCCCAGATTGGCAGCGGTTTCGCTGTGGGTGGTGGTAATTACCGCCAGAGTTACGTGACTGTCGATGGTGCTGCATTCAACAATGCTTTCGGTATCGGCGGCAACCTTCCTGGTAATGGTTCACCTATCTCTCTGGATGCATTGGATCAGGTATCCGTATCTTCCTCTCCTTATGACGTACGTCTGAGCGGATTTACAGGAGGTGCCATCAGTGCAGTTACCAAGAGTGGTACCAATCAGTTTAAGGGTACAGCCTATATGTACACCACCAACTCTCATCTCCGTGGCGACAAGGTTTCCGACTACGAGTTGAACCGTCTCCAGTCTCACTCTACCACATGGGGAGTCAGTTTGGGAGGTCCTATCATTAAGGACAAACTCTTCTTCTTTGCGAATGGCGAATATCAGGCAAACATCTCAGCCGGTCCTTCAGGTACAGCCCGAATGAGTGCAACCGACGCATGGAAGCCAAACTCCGGTACCGTACACCGTCCTTTGCAGAGCGACATGGACAATATGCTCCAGTTCCTCCAGAGCAAGTATGGTTACAACCCAGGTCGCTACCAGGGTTATTCTCTCGACACACCTTCTTACAAGTTCCTGGCTCGTTTAGACTGGAACATCAACAAGTTTAACAAGGTGAATCTCCGCTTCTCCAAAAGCCATGACAAGGATTCCAACAGTCCTTCCAGTTCTACCACTCCATTCAAGGATTCAGAGATTTATCCTGGTGGAACATCTGATGGCATCACCATCTCAGGCGGAAAGTCACAGTCTGGTCGTACAGCTAACTCAGGTCTTTATTTCGAGAGTGCCCGTTACTATCAGGAAAAGAACTTTACCTCTGTAGCTGGTGAATGGAATTCTAAGTGGGGTGGATGGAACAACACCCTTCGCTTGACATACTCTTACCAGGATGAGCCTCGTACCTATCTTGGAGGAATGTTCCCAACAGTGGATATTCTGAAGGACGGCGCATTTTACATGGGCTTAGGTCCAGACCCATTCACAGAGGGTAACCTCCGTCAGGTGAAGACATTCGTGGCTACTGATGAAGCAACATGGGCAGTAGGTATCCAGAATTTCATCGCTGGTGTGCAGTATGAGACCAACGAGGCTACCAATGGATTCGGTGCCGCTTCAGCAGGTTACTACGTATATTCTTCTCCAGAAGATTTCATGGCAGGTGGAAAACCAGCAGCATACGGCGTTACCTTCCCTATGGATGGCAGCGACCAGTTCTTGGCTAAGATGAAATACAACCAGTTCTCTGCTTACGTTCAGGACCAGATCAATTTCTCTGACCGTTTCCGCCTCACCGCAGGTTTGCGATTCGAGTTGCCTATCTATCCTGAGTTGAAGAACAACTACAATGCGGCTTTCGGTGCATTGAAGTACAGAGCCAACGACGGCAAGTATTATAGCTATAATACAGACCAGTTGCCAGACGCAAAGATTACCGTTTCACCTCGTGTAGGTTTCAATTGGGATGTTCTTGGCGACCAGAAGCTCGTGCTCCGTGGTGGTACAGGTTACTTCGTAGGTCGTTTACCATTTGTATGGCTCGTATCTGCAGTGGGTAATGCCGGTTGTGGTCAATACACCTATTATTATAATAAGGCCAACGAAGCAGCATACGGTCAGCCTAATTTCCATGTAAACCGTGCTGACCAGTTGAAGGACCTCACGGTTCCTGCAAGTCGTGAGAACGCAGCAGCTCCTTCTACTCCTACCATCATCGACAAGGATTTGAAGATGAACGCAACATGGAAGAGTTCTTTGGCTATCGACGCGAAGTTGC
This is a stretch of genomic DNA from Segatella hominis. It encodes these proteins:
- a CDS encoding TonB-dependent receptor domain-containing protein; amino-acid sequence: MQKKLHLLFALLIFFVSQAMAQITTSSLSGKITANNEDVIGATIKVTHEPSGTVYGATTNANGRYSIQGLQPGGPYKVEVSYIGYSSKVLKGVNLPLGQNTVLDETLQENAELLEEVVVSASRNNNMRTDRAGATTSINAGQIESIPTVSRSMNDILKLTPQGAQIGSGFAVGGGNYRQSYVTVDGAAFNNAFGIGGNLPGNGSPISLDALDQVSVSSSPYDVRLSGFTGGAISAVTKSGTNQFKGTAYMYTTNSHLRGDKVSDYELNRLQSHSTTWGVSLGGPIIKDKLFFFANGEYQANISAGPSGTARMSATDAWKPNSGTVHRPLQSDMDNMLQFLQSKYGYNPGRYQGYSLDTPSYKFLARLDWNINKFNKVNLRFSKSHDKDSNSPSSSTTPFKDSEIYPGGTSDGITISGGKSQSGRTANSGLYFESARYYQEKNFTSVAGEWNSKWGGWNNTLRLTYSYQDEPRTYLGGMFPTVDILKDGAFYMGLGPDPFTEGNLRQVKTFVATDEATWAVGIQNFIAGVQYETNEATNGFGAASAGYYVYSSPEDFMAGGKPAAYGVTFPMDGSDQFLAKMKYNQFSAYVQDQINFSDRFRLTAGLRFELPIYPELKNNYNAAFGALKYRANDGKYYSYNTDQLPDAKITVSPRVGFNWDVLGDQKLVLRGGTGYFVGRLPFVWLVSAVGNAGCGQYTYYYNKANEAAYGQPNFHVNRADQLKDLTVPASRENAAAPSTPTIIDKDLKMNATWKSSLAIDAKLPGGIDFSVEGIYSREFNPATVTNLNYSWDGESTITLAPGDTRRYYTASGNGNNPYMITNAGHKAYYYSITTSLAKRFDFGLNISASYTHSKARSYGDGVGDQVSSAYYNNRYSINGNNDMETGLGTYVAPHRVIVSASYKKDYAKHFGTEVGLIYEGMNLGYAGGYSCARYSYILSSNVVNDYGSNGLLYVPASRRDLDDWNFADVKDKKGNVTYSADDQRDDFWAYINQDSYLKDRKGKYTERGGAIMPWHHQLDFKFNQNFYLKVAGQKNTLQFGVDIKNLANLLHSSWGLYKSVNNMQLLKYDSKTKAFNFQKNGKNILDKTYTNLTSFSSTYSIQFSVRYIFN